One Microtus ochrogaster isolate Prairie Vole_2 unplaced genomic scaffold, MicOch1.0 UNK14, whole genome shotgun sequence genomic region harbors:
- the LOC101985099 gene encoding orphan sodium- and chloride-dependent neurotransmitter transporter NTT5-like, producing MLIFSIFFPYVLLCCFLIRSLFLPGVMASLRCLVTIELSILSSLHTWHQAGGHVLYSLGLGVGTIITFSSYQTRGDNHIKLASFMAMANLVTLLSTAIIFLVLDFWTITSRLSCVEKSVNKLVDLIIKGVLSQAAWPPQGIIHKPPVEYMDWTSQLSNKLQEDVVHFSPRCSILVQKEKFMEGPGLAYVAFSQVISLFPGSSFWAIIFSIALVIMGLVTLTMLLESIVLPLQRNIPTFEKYPKLIPVTVCLGGLLGSLVLYHLVPMVLVIFVVLQNLSLAFVYRIKRFGAEMFYQLDHLVWAPFTFLWTYVTLPTLLVLLAIYFLNLYHRKSLYYISWNDSMVKQPYQKMVLSWVTFLSVLALLPIPVYPLQLWWNQDDQVICEVFKKPSSFKRTEMEFNKVSQWPAYALSRFTLRGQDKGGQFHSQERTTDDIPLQPLNLLTKSDSEIFSSFSLQASIVPNNPEAPKPTVIPGGYLGCHSTGQKGQA from the exons ATGCTGATTTTCTCCATATTCTTCCCCTACGTCCTCCTCTGCTGCTTCCTCATCCGCAGTCTCTTCCTGCCAGGAGTGATGGCTAGCCTCAGATGCCTGGTGACCATAGAG CTCTCTATCTTGTCATCGCTGCACACATGGCATCAGGCTGGAGGCCATGTGCTCTACTCCCTCGGCCTTGGCGTGGGCACCATCATCACTTTCTCTTCCTACCAGACTAGAGGTGACAACCACATCAAGTTGGCCTCCTTTATGGCCATGGCCAACCTGGTGACGTTGCTGAGCACGGCCATCATCTTTCTGGTGCTGGACTTCTGGACCATAACCAGCAGGCTCAGCTGTGTTGAGAA GAGTGTCAACAAGCTGGTCGATCTGATAATCAAAGGTGTGCTGTCCCAGGCTGCCTGGCCTCCCCAAGGCATCATTCATAAACCTCCAGTAGAATACATGGACTGGACCAGTCAGCTCTCCAATAAACTCCAGGAGGATGTTGTCCATTTCTCCCCACGCTGCAGCATCCTGGTACAGAAGGAAAAG TTCATGGAGGGCCCTGGCCTGGCATACGTGGCCTTCTCTCAAGTCATCTCGctgtttcctggctcctcttTCTGGGCCATCATCTTTTCCATTGCCCTTGTCATCATGGGTCTGGTCACACTGACAATGCTCCTGGAGAGTATTGTGCTTCCTCTGCAGAGAAACATCCCAACCTTCGAGAAGTATCCCAAACTGATACCAG TGACTGTCTGTTTGGGAGGACTTCTGGGCAGCCTTGTCCTCTACCACCTGGTCCCTATGGTCCTCGTCATTTTTGTGGTGCTCCAGAACCTTTCTCTGGCTTTTGTCTACAGAATCAAGAG GTTCGGGGCTGAGATGTTCTACCAGCTGGACCACCTGGTGTGGGCACCCTTCACCTTCTTGTGGACTTACGTGACCCTGCCCACTCTGCTGGTGCTGCTTGCCATCTACTTCCTGAATCTCTACCACAGGAAATCCCTCTACTACATCTCCTGGAATGACAGTATGGT AAAGCAACCTTACCAGAAGATGGTCCTGAGCTGGGTCACCTTCCTCAGCGTCCTGGCTCTACTGCCCATACCTGTGTATCCACTGCAGCTCTGGTGGAACCAGGATGACCAGGTCATCTGTGAGGTCTTTAAAAAGCCTTCATCCTTCAAAAGGACAGAAATGGAATTCAACAAGGTCAGCCAGTGGCCTGCATATGCGCTAAGTAGATTCACACTCAGAGGCCAGGACAAAGGTGGCCAGTTCCACTCCCAAGAAAGAACCACAGATGACATCCCCCTTCAACCCCTAAACCTGTTGACAAAAAGTGACAGTGAAATTTTCTCCAGTTTCAGCCTTCAAGCCTCCATTGTCCCCAACAATCCTGAGGCACCAAAGCCCACTGTCATCCCAGGAGGTTACCTTGGCTGCCACAGCACTGGACAGAAAGGACAGGCATAA